In a single window of the Papaver somniferum cultivar HN1 chromosome 8, ASM357369v1, whole genome shotgun sequence genome:
- the LOC113306398 gene encoding cyclin-B2-2-like, whose translation MVAILLEGIGKVLPALAHFVTNLKIPGLQLNAKVGYNLQDLTSLEGATKPAPPALERLINFTDEETPPYVHMVYNLKEIFFCSHPSPTVLNHPLCTVGNIVTGDDRHTQNSSCVSPNYMVQQSDINEKMRVILVDWLIEVHYKFELMDETLFLMVNIIDRFLAHQTVERKKLQFVGVTAMLLACKYEEVSVPVVDDLILISDKAYTRKQVLSMLELLSFFLIELSLVDHDMLRLPPSMLDAAAIYTAQFTLNRTRHWRKTTEWHSYYSEDHSK comes from the exons ATGGTAGCGATCCTTTTGGAGGGAATTGGAAAGGTGTTACCTGCACTGGCTCATTTTGTTACTAATTT aaaaataccaggTCTTCAACTAAATGCAAAAGTAGGATACAATTTGCAAGATTTAACTTCACTTGAAGGAGCT ACAAAGCCTGCACCCCCTGCTCTTGAGCGTCTTATCAATTTCACTGATGAAGAA ACTCCGCCATATGTACACATGgtatataatttgaaagaaattttCTTTTGTAGTCACCCATCTCCTACTGTACTCAATCATCCCCTATGCACGGttggaaatattgttactggaGATGATCGTCACACCCAG AATTCTAGCTGTGTATCTCCCAACTATATGGTTCAGCAATCCGACATCAATGAGAAGATGAGGGTCATCCTAGTTGATTGGTTAATCGAG GTGCATTATAAATTTGAGCTTATGGATGAGACATTATTCCTTATGGTTAACATTATAGACAGATTCTTAGCCCACCAAACTGTGGAACGAAAGAAACTTCAGTTTGTCGGAGTTACAGCCATGCTTTTAGCATGCAAGTATGAGGAAGTTTCAGTACCGGTTGTAGATGATCTTATTCTAATTTCTGACAAGGCTTATACAAGGAAGCAAGTTCTTTCTATG CTTGAACTTCTCTCCTTTTTCTTGATCGAGCTATCCTTGGTTGATCATGACATGCTTAGGTTACCACCATCTATGTTAGATGCTGCAGCCATCTACACTGCTCAGTTTACTCTTAACAGGACTAGACATTGGCGTAAGACCACAGAGTGGCATTCATATTACTCAGAAGATCACAGTAAGTGA